In the genome of Pseudomonadota bacterium, the window GGGTCAGGCGCAGGCAGTCGAGGGTCTTCTTCTCGCGCTCCACTGTGAGGGCTCCGAAGGTTCCGTTGCCCACCCAGAGCGATGTGCCCAGAACCATGAAGAAGGTGGCGATGCTGAACATGGTGCAGCCGCAGACGCCGAGCATGAACGGCGTGAGAATGGCCACCGCGAACGCGAGCCCGACGGTGATCTCCCATCGGACCTGGGGAGACGCGTCGCCAGGGATGCGGCTCACAGGGGGCGTGAATGGCGTTCCTGGGCTGGTGTTCGACTGATTCATGGGGTGGAGTCCTCCCATCCTTCGCCTGCGCTGGTGACATTGAGATATGCGGTTTCGAGCGTGGACTGCTCTTCCGAGAAGCGGACGACCGGAAAGCCGTTCCGCACGAGATCGGTGAGCAGCGCGGCCAGACTGGCCTCATCGGCTCCCGCCATGCGGAAGATGACGCAGTCGGCGTCCCACCGAAGGCCATCGACATCGGTCCGGGCGCCGAGGAAGCTGAACATCTCCTCTTCGCGCGCCGCGGCCTTGACGCGGACGCGACGCCCGCCCTTGTCTGTGATGAGCTGCGCGGTCTGGGTCATGCACTCGAGGCGCCCGCGTCTGATGATGGCCACGCGAGTGCAGATGTCGGCCAGATCCTCGAGGACGTGCGAGCTGATGATCACGCTCGTGCCACGTCGCTGGGTACGCCTGAGGATCTCGCGGAGCTCGAGGCGGGCGAGGGGGTCGAGCCCGCTGGCCGGCTCGTCGAGGAGCAGCAGCTTTGGCCCGTGCTGCAGCGCGCGGGCCAGCCCGAGACGTTGCTTGAGGCCACGGGACAGGCCATCGACGGGCTGGTTCTCCATACCCTTGAGCCCAACCAGGGCAAGGGTCTCGTCGATGGCGTAGTCACGTGTCGCCGGTGGAAGGTGGTGGGCGCGCGCGAAGAACTCGAGATACTCGCGCACGAGCATGTCGTCGTAGACCCCCAGCACGTCCGGCATGAAGCCGATGCAGGCACGAACCTCTCGCGTGTCGGCCAGATC includes:
- a CDS encoding ABC transporter ATP-binding protein, whose product is MTTDPRQVSTSRLVPLESATETGVDVDRHRDDVASRAAHDADLAGLRARGEGRGQRGGADATSTPLVRAVGLTKRYLGTTVLDDVSLTVESGEIVGLVGPNGAGKTTLLRILATLTSPDRGSATVCGFDLADTREVRACIGFMPDVLGVYDDMLVREYLEFFARAHHLPPATRDYAIDETLALVGLKGMENQPVDGLSRGLKQRLGLARALQHGPKLLLLDEPASGLDPLARLELREILRRTQRRGTSVIISSHVLEDLADICTRVAIIRRGRLECMTQTAQLITDKGGRRVRVKAAAREEEMFSFLGARTDVDGLRWDADCVIFRMAGADEASLAALLTDLVRNGFPVVRFSEEQSTLETAYLNVTSAGEGWEDSTP